ACACAGAGAGGCACAGGGGCTGGAACGGGGAGCTCCGCTTCCGGCGGCAGGGTCTGGGGTAGGGGCGGCAGGTGCCATGTCAGGCCGCAAAACTGGCAAGAAAAAGCAGCCCAAGAAGCAAGCCAAGGAGATGGACGAGGAAGATAAGGTATTCaggcagaagcagaaggaggAGCAGAAGAAACTTGAGGAGCTAAAAGCAAAGGCCACAAGGAAACGCCCCCTGGCCACCGGTGGAACTAAGAAATCTGGCAAAAAGTAAGCTGTTCCTTGTGCCTGAGGCAACGATGACCCTTAGCGCCATTCCTGTTTAAACATCTGGATTCCCTGCCATAATATCTATTGCCACCTATAGCTAGAATGAAGTGTTGTCTTGGAGCCTATTGTACATTTAAGAATaaacttttgtaaaaaaaaaaaaaaatgacagacacATATTTTCTTACTCATTGCAAGATTGGAAATAACCCATACATAGGAaattggttaaataaaatacGAAGGGATATAATATAAAGGAATATTGTGttactattttgttgttgttgtttgtttgtttttggccatacCGTGTGGCACAcatgatcttagttcctgaaccagggattgaacccatgctccctgcagtggaagcagagtcttaaccactggactgccagggaagtccttttccactgtttgtttttttttctttttttttaaatgaaaaatatttctgtacaCTTATTCAGAAAGTTCTCTGAAGTACTTTATTAAATGGGGGGAAAAACAAGGAACAATGTGTACTGTATGATTTTATGTAAAAAGAGGgacaaaatataattatatttgagGTAATATGGGTACGGGGGACAAGAGTGGGTATAAGATTTTTTGCTGTATaccatttttgaaaataatttttatttttcatagggACAAGAGATTTATTACATTAACAGTTCACAAAAAGATCTATGAGGTTTAAAAATATTGAACTTCTATGTTCCTTAGAACGTAGCCCAAAAAAGTTTGACAGAAACGTTGGCAGAACTACAAAGAGAAATTACTCAAGACAAACTTAACACATCTCTCTCAGAAACTATCAAATCAAtctggcaaaaaaagaaaaatgaataggaaGATGGAAGATTTGAATCACTCAATTAACAAGTTTGATTGAACGGAATTACAACGGATCTACAAACAACAATTAAAGATAAATACCTTTTTAGAGTTTTAGACTTGTGAGTGATGTCATTCCATTAcctattcaaaaaattaaatggcATATAATGGTataatgagattttttaaaatacaggacagatgtgtgtgtgtgagtgtatgtgaaTTCATAGACATAATCTGAAACAAAGGACACAAACCCAAATGCCTTCAGGGACCAGGCATACCGGTGAGAGTCACGGGTGACGGGGGTGTAGGTAACCCCGTGTCATAGGCCAGCCCGCATTCAACGCCAGCTGGTTCCATCACAGTCTTGTTAGaacttttgattctttttaaaaaggcacaaACCCAGATTTTACCTTTAATCTTCTGATTTCTATATTTTGTTTCACACTTTTGAAAACACTAGGCAGCTCAGAGAAAACACATGTATGGCCATTATGGTGGGTAACCTCCACCAGACATGGGGAACATCTACCAAAGTGTGGTTGGCCTGTGGGTGGAATTAAGTAATTTTTTGTGTGAGTTGTTAGCACATAGAGACAGTCAACCCATTCAAAAGTCCAtacagatttcttcaagaaattaaatatagagttaccatgtgacccagaagTTCCACTCCCAGGTAAATACCTAAAAGAACTGAGACAGTTGTTCAAACAGATACTTGTACACAAAtactcacagcagcactattcacgcAACAGCTAAAAGATGTGAACAGCCTAAAGGCCCATCAGTGagcaatggataaacaaaacgtggCATATACTATTCAGCCACGAAAAGGAACGAAGCACAGATTCATGCCATAGCATGGGgaagccttgaaaacattatgccagCCACCAAAGGCCACAGAGtgaataattccatttatatgaaatctccAGACCCAGCAAATATCCAGACCCAGTCTCCATAGAGACGGAAAGATCtggaaagcagatcagtggttgccaggggctgtgggggagggaggggacggAGAGAAACTACTTCATGGGTACAAGGTTTCCTTTTGGTATGATGAAAATGTTTAGGGGCTAGATGGTGGAAATGGCCTCACAACGCagtaaataacaacaaattgTTCATTTTAAACTTGTTTAAGTGTacgtttaaaaaaattaaacacaaattttatgttttgtgtatttaatcataaaaagaaaactgcCTGTGGAGGAAGAGCTATTAttaacccattttacaggtggggaaactgaggctcagagcgggGA
The nucleotide sequence above comes from Bos indicus isolate NIAB-ARS_2022 breed Sahiwal x Tharparkar chromosome 7, NIAB-ARS_B.indTharparkar_mat_pri_1.0, whole genome shotgun sequence. Encoded proteins:
- the LOC139184069 gene encoding translation machinery-associated protein 7-like codes for the protein MSGRKTGKKKQPKKQAKEMDEEDKVFRQKQKEEQKKLEELKAKATRKRPLATGGTKKSGKK